TGTGTACAAGTTTATACATTGTTTTCTAGTGTAcaagtatgtatattttttcaagtatacaaatgtatacattttctaATGTAAAAGTTTCACTTTGTACAGAGGCTGGTACTTGTTTTCAACCacacagtgtgccctctaatgatagctaaaatttgttgttgtgagtcaaaatgagaaaaaccgagatttcttgtgagtcaccacatagtataaagagataggggaatgccaaattttggtgcgtcactagatattgtgtgcatcagtggcgtgtcaaattggctgagaGGACACACTAATTAcacatatgtgtatgtttgtacctTGAATTTTTTTCCCTTCTTTTGCAGTGAACCATCACTTAGCCCACCAGTGTACTGGTGTACCTATCGTTCCTTTTTACAtcttagataaaaaaaataaagtacatgttcCTACCCAGATCCTATTAACTAATGAATGATGTCGTATTCTGCCTAAAACTTCTTCAAAGTTGACTTTACTGATATCAACAGGTTTCTTGGTCACAACAGAAGCATCTCCTGCATCTTTCATTTCATCACTTCCAATAGTAAAGCCAACAAACTCTGCAATCAAATAGacaatgtataacaatcattaacaaaaaatatgagtGTGGCAGACAAATCtcaaatttaaagtttaaaggactatgtttcaatcccaggtcattgcattagtgttatcttaataaagTTTGCATGAGTTTTTGGGTAAGGaacacaatttgaaaatgaattatagaaagaaaacaaattaactTATCATAgtgaagaaatttttttttttttatcctttcttcttcttcttcttcttcttcttcttcttcttcaacaacaacaacaacaacaaaaacaacaacaacaacaacaacaacaacaacaacaacaacaacaacaacgacgacgacgacgacgacgacgacaacaacaacaaggtaATATTAGATATGTACCACaaattacttgcactggtgcacacacatactagtggtattttcactgcagtgcaatatcaaaaacattattgcatacctagctgtatgcaaatgatatacaagTGAGGACGCAATCGTTCActacacacaaaatcatgtgattgcactgtatgatttttatggaaatttgccatatcagataaacatatataataacagaaccccatgccacatgagttccagtgtgggtactcagggtatCTGCACTCATgctttctgctgcactttcacaagTGTGGTGAGTGAAATTGCAGgtgcagaaaacactgcaagcactcatacaAATACACTGAGTACGCCACACTACACTCGCTATGCTCGTGAGAGTACGGGCGCAGAAAGTTAACTGAAGTAAATTTCTGGATTGAATGATTGTAACTTGACAAATCAGATATATTACCTCTGTCCACAGCTTGGACAAATGCTGGATAGTTGACATCTCCATGGCGTTCTGGGTCTTCAAATTTACGACAAAGTAACTTGAAGTCTTCTGATTGCACATTGAGACTCAAGAAATGTCAGATACGACCAAACTGGGAAAATGTGATGTTTCTTGTATTTGCTTTGCTCTGTTGAAAAGACAGAAATTAACTTGTAATGAACCTCATGGTTCTTTGAACTGGGACTGAGTGTCACAGAGTTTTGAAACCTACAAGGCCTTAAAAAACAacttgtttggttccggttccccgaccccacctagttttttacgctgaccctaaactttttttaatgtattcgagaaaaataaaataaaatcgtgaaaattgtgaagtctcgcaagaaatagtggatgtggaaaatgacatcaacttaaaaagacaatataaaactgttcttccaatctgtaatggctgtacatctgatgagataaagccaataacacagagagagaccatatggaaaactacagaaaacataactacctgaactagtcacacatgaaaaaaaaaatccaaaaaaaacTCCCaaaacatctacctaccccacctattctaaaattgagtgtaatcggaaccgcacaatttttatttttaggcctaacaccCAAGCAAAATGATTTCACTTATATACCTGATATTTATGCTATAAATGATAGTGGTACACACTGAACTTGCTTTTCTGGGATGTAACAGATTGTATTGTCTATAGATAGACAAGTATTGAAAAGATTTtataataggcctttccaaaatttgccatggtggcgctctacttcctgtctgtgtaccttgggggtatacattgtataggttactcagttaatcatagaacaCTCCTGCTTTCcccgatgtctgaacaatacgaaaaaaatccctgatttacacttctacagaataccaagaaacaaagctcttaagaaacgatactatgaggtgatgatacctccaatttgagtgagggcggtgtattctcaatttcctgtttaaaAACTAAGCCTccttcaaaagaaaaaaaaaaagagttaaaaATTGTACATACTCTGTCATAGTCTTTGAAATAGGCATACATCATGATACGTCGTTCTTGTACGGTCACTGACAAATCCATCAATACCTCAGCTACTCTGGCTTCTTCTACATCACTCAATGGATTGAGATATCTGGACAAAGCACCTAGTGGTGGTCTTTTCACTTCCATTGTTGGTTTCTTCTCCAAGTCTGGGTCATTAAATGCTGCAGATACAAACAAGTGAAATGATGACGGTATCCCATGttatttatcaattatatatatagatagcaAGTTGATTGGTAAGAATGCaccataaaattaaaatatatacaccaACATTTTATGCTATGCTCCTTTATTTTCTTTAATACAATTGTCCgattaaaattgaatttcaaatcTATTTTCGTCAACAACTTGCAGAATtgtaatccccccccccccccccccccctggatATGAGTGGGCAGGGGGcggatgaacattttttttttttctttttaaatattttttttattttccaaaagatTTTTTATTTAGTCATCTGACAAGAAAGCAATCAATATGATCCAGTTAACTGCCTCGTCTTCACTTGTTATTGAATGGGTTTACTGTGTTTATACACTCCTACTTATCCCTTCATGAAAAGAGTGAAGAGAATTTACATCAAAGCTTGTCCCCTTGTGCTTGGCAGATGTTACTGAGTTAGCTTATGTCTATATTCTTacattgaaattttacctcCCTCCCACATACAATCTTTTTTGTGACGTCACCTAACCATTTCACTTCATTGATCTCTTTCAACAAGACTTACCACTTTCCATCAGGTCACAGAATTCCTTGTATCGTACTCTGCCGTCTTTGATTTTGTAGTAATCCACCACTTTCTGTATATCACTGCGTGATAACTGTGCCTCCTTGCCCACAGCCAATGACAGACCACAGATGAACTGGTTCTCGGTGATAATGTAGCTACGTAGTCTGTCGTGATCACGGAAAAACTCAGTGGTACGGATACCATTTTTGTACACAGCTGTACGGATCTTGTCAAAGACATCAACGGACCGTGGTGCTACAGTCTGAATTAGAAAAAACACACCACATTAAGACTTATATAATCTTGATTTGATCACTGAGCAATATCAAACcttctgatttttttatttttttatttttttttttggggggggggggtaattatACCAACCCCTAATCTACACAATTCATTGAACCAATATAGAACCAAACAACAGAAATCATAGTTGATAGAAGTAGTTTGCAAATGTGATATATTCCTATAACTAGATATTAtgccccaatatttttctttgttcagccaaggaaaatacttcTCGGcaagtgactcatagtgacaacccttaggtcatgagtattttccagctgaatgaagaaacaatattgggaataatataattataccatcgccagtgatataaaagtaaaattggggaaagtaatggcacttttgaaagtttttactcatatttcgaacacagcagaaccagtgacatagacaatgtgttgtcgtgacataggcATGCGTTGTTGTGaggtagaacgaccagagtatatattccatatttttttattgaaccTGGCTTGCGCATGGTacaatactacattttatctgTCTCAACTACCCATTTCGAGTACCACAGGAAGGTCTTGTGTATTGGTAATAGCCAAACgatgtaatttgaaaacaatctaTTGGATGACTAATTTTCTTCTTCATAACAGACATTTCCAATGCCTCATCAGCATCACTGATGAGACAATAATGATAAATTAATCCTCTGGGGAAAATACATCAAATCAGAAATTCCTACACGTTGACTTACCTTGGCTGGTATGTTATACTCAGCTTTAGCTGGGCTACCTGGATATTCTAAATCCTCAACCAAGGTGTCTTTGATAGCCTCTACATCATGGTGGAAATTCAAGTAGTTACAGAGACTAGCTTTACTTGGATCCAGGTATTTCTGAGCCAGTGTTTGCATCTCATTCTCTGTCACGTCTGGTGGACCAGGAAAACTACGATAGAACTgtaacacaaatgaaaataaagttcaaCGTCTGACCGAAAAAATAAAGATCTACAGATAGGACGATATTCCAACAGAAAATCCTCGCATCAATAACTATACTACGCTGTTTTGATTTGTGATATGTAACTATATCAGGTATCTATGTTACACTGTGATGTAGCGTTTAAAGTCTAATTTCAAACACAGTATGTATGTCACGTGACTGTCACATGATGTCCATGTGATTTCTTCCTTACATGACTTTCTGTGACCAACCCATTGTGGTGACTCTGTCAAAATCTTCATAACACAtttgtcatgtgactgtcacaTGATGTCCATGTGATTTCTTTCTGACATGCCTTTCTGTGACCAATCCATTCTGGTGTCTGTCAACATCTACATAACACAtttgtcatgtgactgtcacaTGGTGTCCATGTGATTTCTTTCTTACCTGGCTTTCTGTGACCAATCCATTGTGGTGTCTGTCAAAGTCTTCGTAACAAGTTCTGACATTGATTCCATGGTATTTATAAAATGGTGCAATTCTCCTCAGAATATCAGTACATCTACTACGAAAGGATGGACTGAGAGGACGTTGAGAGCGATGTGTCCCCAGACTAAAGGATATAAAGAAAATAACGTTTTGGAAATGTGTCACATAACAACTATATAAAATCTCGACTGAGAGCAATAAATATCAATAGCGACTTCACAATAAATGTCAGTATGTGTCAGATGATAAACACATCTAATTgcattttggaaaacaacagCCACTAGTATTGAGGGTGATAAATATTGATAACGACCTTATAATAAATGTGTCTAAAAGATAAACATAATTCTGAAATTGTCACTGAGGGTAATAAACATTAATAATGACTCCACAATATCCCATGGTGATTACATCAACAATATAAACTTCACGATATCCCTTCATAATTATAACAATAGCAATTTCACTATATTCCAGGGTAATAATACCAATAATGACTTTGTCATATCCCACTATGATTATATGAGTAATAACCTCATTATATCATTAATAACTTTGTGACATCACAGGTTTATAATGCTACTTATGAAATATTATCATACCAGGAGAATAATCGATATAATGACCCAAGAATTTCAAAAGGTTAACAATACAATAATGACTTTGTGATATCTGggcaatatatttcattatctcATCTGTAATAAGTATTCAATAGCAAAGTGATATACTTACTATTCTGTGACTTCTACTTTTCTTGCTTGTGGTTCAGTCTTCAAATCATTTGGTtcaaaaactgtgaaaaatacaattttagaTAAAAAAGTTACCACtcacttttaaaataatgtcACATAAATTGTTCTAAAttactgtcaatcaatcaatcaatcattcaatcaatcaatcaatcagtcaatctatcaattaatcaatcacgcaatcaatcaatcagtcagtcagtcagtcagtcagtcaatcaatcactcagtcagtcagtcagtcagtcagtcaatcaatcaatcaatcaatcaatcaatcaatcaatcaatcaatcaatcaatcactcactcactcaatcagtcaatcagtcaatcaatcaatcaatcaatcgagtGCCTGTATCCAATACAAAGTAAAGTTCAGAGGCACTGTacagttaaatattgaaaacctTCGCGTTTTAAGGTTTTTCCTGAAGGCATTGACTGTGGGTGTCTGTCAGAGCTCCggtgtcaatttgttttaaagaCGAGGTGTGGCATGTGAGAAAGCATGGCCACCAAAggaattaattttaatattgtcactgaaaacatttcatttttagtgACTCTCATAATGTCAGTAATGCAggtttaatgaaaaaaaaacatacatcgACAGGACAACATCTTTTGAACAGAAACATGTGACTACTCCAAAATTTGTGGTCGATATGtgttattgattttgattttactAGTTCATAACCCTGTTACCCAATTAAACAGATATTCTGTGTACTATCCCAGAATACTCACCACAATCGATGACATCAGAGAATTTACGATAATTAATCATTCCATCGTTTTTATCTTCGTATTTATCTGTCAGTGCCTGCTCATCTTCGGGGAATAGTTGTATTCCAAAGCTTTGATCCAGAACACGCTTAAATTGTGATGCTGTGGGGAAAAAAATGCATACTTTTAATTACAAACATCTGTTCCCAATAACAGTATCAAATCTACAGAGTAATCTACCGTTATGGTTCAATCAATACCAGCTGCTAACAATAATGAtacaataaatatgataatatctcttaaataaatagttcaatatgtacatcatttcttataaaaacatttcaattttaatggttcatacaaatatttgtgtatgttatgATACATTTAGATGAATAACAATAAATGTGACTTgcattatttctgtattattCATTGCTTAGgcttaaaaatgaaaattatgtggttccaattatgctcaattttagaataggtgggataggtagattttttatgttattttttatataccgggggtatatattttttcatatgtgagtgtctagttaaggtagttatgttttccactgtttaccatatggtctctgtgttattagtttcttctcatcagatgtacagccagtacagactggaagaacagatttgtattgtctttttaagatggTGCCAGTTTTTGcatcatccactatttctttgCGAGAGATATCACAATTGTCCTGATTTTTTcccttgaatatgtaaaataatgtttagGGTGAAAACCTATAGGTGGGgttcgggtaaccagaaccaaacaatttttttgccTTACAACAAGTCTATAGGTTTTTTGCTTTGAACTCCCTATCAGTAGAATGAATAACAGACTACGTTACTTTAAGGAGAGTTTAGCCTAGGAAATAGTCATCAGGGATTTTTGGCTCTTGTCTATGTAGGGAAGGCAAGAGCCAAAAATCCCCACATGACAGTCTAGAAAATTTATGATTATGTGTAGTTAGTGATCTGAATACATAACGTCATGCTGACCATGTTGGATTTATCTACATTTTTATTTGCCATCATGTGAGAAATATGTAATACGTAGAATAGCAATATAGATatgttttttaataataattttctGAATaaatgggtcaatctgttgacaaagactgaagtacgCAGTCAAAAATATCagataacaattttcaagtttgtgtttggatcaaAAGTTTAAAAATTACCAACACTgaattaccaacacagatgaactttcatttaaagatgttttttattgttcaactcaggcaaataattatgatatcaaCTCTTCATTTAGTTAATGACattaacagtaacagcatgcacactactacaatTACACTAGACATGAggtataatttcttgaagttcaaacaaaatccatggtcagcaatcaactgaactgtttctttcatgcagttactgttcatatcattaatttaactaaataaagagtctacactgtgtatgtgatatttGTCTCTTATCTTtcttgtgtctatctcaacatgaaaccttgtgatcagacTCACTGATCTTAATAGTTCATTTAACAGCTTGGGCAAGCTTTTCTGCAAAGAGCTGTAATATGTGGTATGTAGAGAGTGAAAGTCCCCACACTTCTGAAACTGTGTACTGCaatgtatgttatgtagatTATTTCAACTTACTTGAAATGTAACCAGATCTGAGTCTGTCATAGTCTTTGAAGAACTCGGTCACACGAGCTCGTCTGGAGAGAATCTTAGTTCGGATCTGATCCTCCAACACATTGATAGATCTTTCAGACATCTTGAATGATGTCCAGTTGTGCCCTTGTGGTCAGATTCACGTCAACGGTTTTCCCTTTTTATTCTAGTAAACATAAACAGAATAAATACATTGATAGTTCTTTCAGGCATCATGAACGATGTTCCATTGTTTTCCCTTTTATTcaagtaaacataaacataaacgaATAAGTATTTGGAAATAGCTCATTAGGTGATGAATTATAAATATGcacaaattttgacaataaaattgaataatattatgaaataaactgttGATCTTTCTGTATTACATTCAGCtcagaacaaacaaaatattaaatggcTATCATAAAGCTGAACATCGTTGAGATTTGAGACTGTTTTTAGTATGTTTTCCACTAGtagtttttatcacttttgtaGTGTTTCAGTGCCTATGGACTTTTAGGATATATGGCGCTTTACaagtgatattattattattgttattattattattatagattaGTAATTATGCAacaattttagtaaaaaaaatatctgtgaaaaatgtgtgtttcGATCAATCTCGCCTCGATGGTGTACGTCCTTGACCTTGTTGCGATCGGCTTTGTTTATCTTCAAGTTGTGGGTAAggccatggaagtataacccacgatAACACctatatgtttgttttgacaTGCCTTCATTGCTTCATCATTGGCAATATATTACAATGGTCACCGTGCGTACGCGTGATTACATATGAGCAGTTCACTTACAAGGTAATGTTTACAGTGATTTTTTTACCTGTCTTGTTTCCAGAGTTTGATTACGTCTTGCCGACGCCTAACATGCTGTGGTAGTTGCAGTaaattagttttgaaaatgttgcttTCAGTCTAGTCATTGCTTAGTTATTTTGTAATCCagcatatttgtttatggtcaAGTTTTCCCGAATAATAGTTGTAACATTTGTTTATGAAAAGCCGGCGGAACGTAGTGCATGCCGGGACAGTGACTTTATTATATGCAAGTAAAAGTTCGTCGTGAATTTATTACAGGTTCCGGGGCCGTGCGTGAAGCAAGTAACTTTGCACTCTAGACTAGAGCCTGTTCAGAAAATGTATCGGCTGATATAAATTTACCGGTTTaacttcacacacacacttaggCCATTCTCATTTTCGCGCCTTTTGCAAGTTTCCAGTCACGTAAAACACTTTGTAAATACTTGTTAGTATGTGTCAAAAGTATTAATTGTTGCATTTTTGGTGTGCAACAGTACATTCCATACATGAGGTTTATTTTCAGTGCTTCTTTTATTTGTCATACAATAAACAGCTATAGACTAGTTAGTactgtttatttctttttattttataaaatgctATTTTCAGTCAATCTTGAAGTGtcaattttaaacaaatgtttatgccccccccccccaaaaaaaaaaaattaaataattaaataattaaataattaaataataattatatagtaataattttataataatcaagtttatttcaatactaaccaccctacctggggtagttttgtatgctgagttcaaaatagggggtcattttatgaacatctgttgccatggtaaccaaaaccaccataatatgttaaccattttttccaaaacttgacataaaacattgaaaaaaaagataatacagtgaaacaatgcccttgtattagacatgtatgggTTAGTGCTACCtgatgtaacataaattgtataaaattggatagctgtttccatggaaacgtatggtagacgtgaaaattatgttttcattatatacacatacatctcacaaacaACATtctaaatctgataaatatcttcttatttgcacattgaccctaCTACCAAGGGTACTTTgtcatgctgagttcaaaaaagtggtcatttaataACATcgattgccatggtaaccaaaataaccatataacgtgaatttttgacaaattagacataaaacactttaaacatttcaaatttaggaaaaaaacatcattgctgttggaatgtatgggttggtgatatctgttgtaacaaggtttcatgatttttgaaattatctgtatcaaacctatgcaattctaaaagtaaaactctaaaaatcaccagaataaattgtaaatttactaaatacctaaataccagcagtccttgagAATTCGAACTACACTTGTCAACTTGGTTCagtctttcatcacaaaatctccaaatgtgtacacatacatttgagtacaagttgacatacgcgactccatactgtatatcGTTTGTTTATGGATAGAAATTCAAAATCCGACAGTTTCAAAGATCGTCTGCTGCTCCAGCTGACACTGTAGTTAGTATTGTGAAACttgatgtgtgtacatgcgTATGTACGTATTTCTGGGTCCCAAATTCAGACGATAACAGACACCgatatcattcatgtcatcGGGGACAAGTGACATCACGGTAGCAttcattgttacaggaatactTATAAATTATCCAGAAATTCTCGATCATAAAGGCTTGCGAAGTGTCGAGTGTGAGAAATGGCGTCCGTTACTAATACTACTGTGTGTGCGCGAGGTgaatgacgtcactagaattgaatacaatgtagcaaaggattgcgattcacttcgtcccattttcaactcgtcccatttcaactcgccccaatttcaactcgccccatttttaactcgtcccattttcaactcgccccaacaacactaggaaacgtttataaatctaaacgatacatggactcgaagtacagggaccgaaacatttacatgatttta
This portion of the Glandiceps talaboti chromosome 7, keGlaTala1.1, whole genome shotgun sequence genome encodes:
- the LOC144438104 gene encoding uncharacterized protein LOC144438104; its protein translation is MSERSINVLEDQIRTKILSRRARVTEFFKDYDRLRSGYISTSQFKRVLDQSFGIQLFPEDEQALTDKYEDKNDGMINYRKFSDVIDCVFEPNDLKTEPQARKVEVTEYLGTHRSQRPLSPSFRSRCTDILRRIAPFYKYHGINVRTCYEDFDRHHNGLVTESQFYRSFPGPPDVTENEMQTLAQKYLDPSKASLCNYLNFHHDVEAIKDTLVEDLEYPGSPAKAEYNIPAKTVAPRSVDVFDKIRTAVYKNGIRTTEFFRDHDRLRSYIITENQFICGLSLAVGKEAQLSRSDIQKVVDYYKIKDGRVRYKEFCDLMESAFNDPDLEKKPTMEVKRPPLGALSRYLNPLSDVEEARVAEVLMDLSVTVQERRIMMYAYFKDYDRSKANTRNITFSQFGRI